The sequence below is a genomic window from Setaria italica strain Yugu1 chromosome IV, Setaria_italica_v2.0, whole genome shotgun sequence.
GCCGTTCTCCATTTCCAGTTCGGCGGCGCGATGCAACTTGCGGTGTCACCAGacagcctcctcctcttctgctcGGTCacggcgtcggccgccgccgccttcgcgcTCATCTCGCTGTACAGGCACCTCGCTCGCCGGCGAGCCGGGCCATCAGCGGACGGCGGCCTCGCCCTCGCGGCGagctcagcggcggcagcgggaggaGGCGAAGGCGATGAGTCGGAGGAGCTCCTGCCGctgagcgccgcggcggcgagcctcCCAGCGTTCATGTACAGCCGGCTGGTCAGGCACAGCGGCAAGGGCGCGGCGGGTTGGACCGAGTGCGCCGTCTGCCTCGGCGCCATCCAGGTCGGCGCCATGGTGAAGCTGCTGCCGGCGTGCGGCCATGTCTACCACCGCGACTGCATCGACCTCTGGCTGTCGTCGCGCTCCACGTGCCCGCTCTGCCGGTGCAgggtcggcggcgacgccgcaGCACCCGGCCAGGAGCCAAGCCGGCAGCTCGCTCAACCTTCTTCAGCATAGATCATCTTCAGTTCTTCACACCTGCAACAAATGCTTCTACTAGGATCTTTCCCCCCCTCCTTTGAGGTTTGAGCTTTCAAGAGCAAGCAGCATTCATATGTACTTGTATTGTATATATTGTCTGCAACTTCAAGCAAATGTGCATAGAAGAGTTTGACTGCAAATTCGAGCATATTGACATCTCAATTATTCCGGATTCGTGAATTGCTCTCTGAGCAGAGAAATCACTAATCATCGTATAATTAAATTTACACTTGCTAGGATTAATACAAAGGCCAAAGCAATACTGGATGAACTATATAGGCGGCAGGCGCGGAGATCCCTTTTTCTTTAATCTATCCATTTCCGCAGCCTCCCAAAGCAGTGTGGCTGCCACATAGAGAATGAATTGCATTCCAGAAGCTTGAGAGTTCATCATACTCGCAAATAAGAGtttgagaagaagaaaaaattcgTCACAAATGTGTGACAAACGAAAGCATTACAAATAAAGAGATATGTAAGAGCCACGACCAGGAGTTGGGTTTCCAAGAAGAATTGTAGCTTAAATCTGTACCACTCGCACCGTAGGTTGTTGTTCCTGTAAAGCTGCCATTTTTTGGGGAAGTGCTGCAGTGTACAAGCAAAGGGGAATGGTTTAGCAGAGACTTTGCATTACAGGTTTAACAGAAAGAGAATTCAGATATGGAAGTTTAACATGAAAAAGATCACTTTAGCAGCCCCAGTTTCTACGGGTTCTGCAAGTAGGCAAAGTAGAGAAGATCAAAATAACAGTTGTTTGTCCAATAATAATCTACCaagaatttttttccttcttccgaGCAACAAATATGCTTCAGTCAGATATGAATCATTTGAAAGAAATTTCTTATTAACGTTAACTAGTGTGCAGGGCTAAAGATTGTTCTAGAATGACAATAAATGCCTCACAAAAATTATCAAATATGTACACATATCTACAATATGAGGATTTTAAAATTATACTGAACTGCTGGAGGATATCAATTTTGCAAACTACCACAATGCTTTGGTGATCTGGCAGTCGCACAAGAGAAAAACCAATATGTACTTGGAAGACTAGAACTACAAAGAAACTTTCAACAGTTACGTACCCAAAATGCTTCTGACAGCTAGAACATTTACCAAAAAGAAGCAATTATCTTGCAATCCACAATCGTTGGAACAGTGTACAATGGAGCATATGGTAGGATGATTCAGAAATAAAACTTTTAACCAGGGAACTAATATGCTGAAATTAGGTTTATCATGAATAACATATGCATGGGTGAATCAGAAATAAGACTTTTAACCAGGAAACTAATATGCTGAAATTAGATTTATCGTGAATAACTTAGAAAAACCTGCACACACAGTTTCGCTCCGTAACCATAATTGCCCAACCTCCATATGTTGGTGGTGAAGCAGTGGCTCTCTTGGAGTCCAGAAGCGAAGGAATGTACTTTGTCCTACGTGTAGAGAACTACAGAGTCTAGACTAGGTGGTCGGGCTACTTACTGGGATGACAGGTCATGGTGAAGAGTAGTGTAAGTGTCCAGAcaattaaacaaccatggtgcAAATCAACTTTGGGTACCgtgatttttctgaaatttgttAACGTCTGTAAGACTGTGATAGTGCCAAATTTAGTCCATTTACTTGATCAAATTTAGTTGTGTTTCACTTGGGATGTATGTTTTACATCAGAGGATCGTTATGCACTCTATATGCTCAAGATACGAATGCTTGAGCAGCATAATAATGACAAGATTGCACAAACCATCTAGAGGACAACCAGCAAACttcaagggcttcatcagaattAGGGGTTACCAAAGGAGCCAAAGTCAACCAAAGCCTATATGAGCTAAAGAGGTTTTATGTACTCCCTCAGATTCAAAATAAATGACGTTTTAGAGTTCCTGCTTAACTAACTTTGACTATCGATATATATTACATATATTTACAATGTAAGATAAATGTTACTAGATTCATCATGGAAACTACTTTTCAAACATTTAATTACCTTTCTTTGAAGGTCATATTTTTATAGaaattgttggtcaaaattTCACCTTGAAGACAATGCCAATGTCCTAAACGACATGTACTTTGAACCAAAGGCGGTTTTTTGTTGTGTCATGTAAAAGTTCCTCGCTCCATTTTTTAATAGGTTGGTAGCAACAGTATTTGCTAGGTTTGACAAACGATATGCACCATCTTAAAACTTGTATTAATGTTTAAAGGTTTTAAATTCTTAAACAATTGTGTTAGATTTGTCAGACAAAGGTGACCGATTAAGGTCCTCCTTGAATGATTCAGTGGTCAGAAGAAAAAGTTTCAGTTTTCACAACGAAAATTTGTTTTCACAGATACAACTGATGGGCCAGAAAACTTCCACCCTAATAAATAACATATTCAGGTTAATCCACCAAGATCTTAAGTTAACACCGGAAAGTTTCCACACCCCAGTTATTTGGGCACTAAATTATTATCCCGCTCTAAAGGTACATGCTGCAGTTTGCAATTACTCAGGCAGTAAATTGTCTACTACTACTTCCTCAAATAGTGGGCACTAGAAATGGCAGTAGAAGCCATGCTATGATAAGATCACTGCTGCTGATCAGACAGTGAGGCAACCTATACAAGTGCAGATTAGCAATTTAGCATCAGCCCTACTGTTTTGTAAGCACATGATGTATCAACCCCATGTTAGCTCGTAGAGGAATGGATCCATATATAGTTTCAAGGATCTACCCATTAGGATTGGCAAAGCTGTAACTTTGACAGATTGATTTAACCAGCTTTCTGTCTACAGTATAACATCTCTCTAGGAAAACAATTAAGGCTCTGTTTGTTCAGCTTGTGCTTGTGGATTTACAATCAAGCTCAAACACACAGGCAGCTTCTCATCCTGGATTGTAACAATCCAACTCAATCATAACCACAAAGCAGCTCTGAACTCTGATGCACACATTTCCAAAGGTTtgctttctttttatttttatttttcttttcatttcctttctcttttttccatttattttttgtttctttctttttttcttgagtATTCAACATTTGGACTTTTTACATTAGCATTGGTGTGCATTATTACAGCTGGAAACTGATAACCACATAATCAAGTCATAGAGAAAAGAGTCACAAACTTCATAAATGTAATTAGGAATTTCAAAATCGAAAACAGTATTATTTTCATTGGGAAAAAGCCCACTTATCAACCTTGAACTACTGCTTCTGTCAGTTTTCAAATTAACTTCAATATTGCTCATTAACCCTAGGCTGATTTTCTTGATGGTTCTGACAACAATGACAGCATGATTGCTGGTATTTCAACAACATATAATCAACTACCATCCTAATCAACACAGgcacataaaaaaatattagccgCTAGGTGCTACATAAGAGGGCGTTTGGTTCcactaacttatttttagcacccatcacatcgaatgtttagatactaataggagtattaaatgtagactatttacaaaacccattatataagtggaggctaaacggcgagacgaatctattaagcctaatNNNNNNNNNNNNNNNNNNNNNNNNNNNNNNNNNNNNNNNNNNNNNNNNNNNNNNNNNNNNNNNNNNNNNNNNNNNNNNNNNNNNNNNNNNNNNNNNNNNNGCATTTGCTAACATTTGGAGGTTCTTCAAATGCATCTACAATCATAAATTGAGGGGTGCATTCTCCACTAGAGATAGATTTATTccatcatgagcatcatcatACAATATGCATAGTGTTATATGGCTCATCATAGGCTTGTCAATATTGTTTTAGCAATTCCAATGACTACTGTAATACTAAAAGTAACAAGCGAAGGAAATCCGGCGTTGACATGAAGAGAAAAGGAAGTCAACCTACACCACAATGAAGCAGGTGAAAGGGTATTGGGACACTTTTTCTGTTATTTCCAATGATCAAAATGTTGTATGTCCAAATGTTAGATATCCTATATCTTTCGTAGTCATAATGTGGATTTGGATTTTGGACTACTGCTCCAATGTTTAATAAAAGTAGGGAAAAACGGTTTCTAAGCCCCCTATTGTTTAGGAAACAGAGACAATATCTAAACTACATCTCATGTACTGTTTATTTGCCATTCAATACTCACAAATTATTGGATGGTTTGAAGCTTTTGTCAAGAAATAACCGATCCACTCAAGGATACCGAAACAAGTCACACAGTTGGAAAAAAGGtgccctcctcatccttattAGGTTGACACAATGGACATCATCAGATTCATTTTCCTCTCTCTGTCCCTCTCTACCATGGGTCCATAGGTAATAGATCGAGCATCCTCACCTTTCCTTCTAAACCACATGAAAAATCatgcagcaacaacagcaacaagagCAACCGCAGCCCGGCGCCTACCTTGCAAGTCCATGTCTAAGAATACAATGCAGTGTTCATTAGAGCTCAGTAGAAGAACTTGGGGTCATGTTGTTAAGCAAGcaaacattcagaagtacatGTTATCCTAGACGCGGCTGCCACACCCAAAGGTGCTCCTCCGACGACAAGGATTCATCATCGACCTAGGCACTTTGCTCAGCTCAGTACTACGGGCAtgattggttgcaaaggagTAAGCCATGGTTCAAAGACACAAAAAATCAGATCGACAAGTATACGTGACAACCATAGATCCGCATAAGAAACAACATAGGGTTCATCAAAACCATAAATGCAGATGCAGAACAACCATAGATCAGAAACAACCTAGGTTTCATTGACACCAAGCAAGATGTACCGTCGCACCACCGGTGGAGGCACAGGGTGCCGCCGGAGGACCTCGACCCAACGGGAGGATGgtacaagaacaaaaaaaaatcagatcgaCCTCTATATGTGACAACCATAGATCCGCATCACAAAGTACCTAGGGTTCATCACAACCATAAATCCAGATACAGAACAACAAAAGGAGCGCACGGATCTGAGAGAAGAAGAACCTAGGGTTCATCGACACCAACCAAAATAAGACGAATCAACAGATCAACGCGGGAGAGGGGACGAAGCAGCGtaagaggagggggagatgtAGCGTCGCAGCACCGGGGGGCACAGGGTGCTGCCGGAGTACCTCGATCCACCGGCGAACCGAGGTCGaacaggaggagggagaggagaaggcacaccagggaggagaggagcgaAGACAATGGTGGGAGGATGGGAGGTCACCGTAAGCCTCCCGCGCCTTTAGCCCCGGGACGGCGCCATCTCCCGCACTCCGCCGAAAAATTCCCGCCAACATCACTCCATCCCGGCTCACGAGCGAAGGAGCCCTCTAGGCGGACAGGCCGATGCGGGATGGAATGGGAGAAAGTAACGGGGGGTGCAGTGTTTCGGTTCCGGAAGGCCAACCGAACATGCGAGAGTGCACGGGAAGGTTCGGGACGGTGCAGCGGACGGTGCCCTCCCGGCTACCAATCACGCCCTTAATACATAGCTCCTACTATCATTTTTTTATGTTATTTTCAGGTTTGTGCCAGATCAAAGATTCCAAAGCTTTAAAGGATACTCCACGGTAGCGTATTACACACGGTGCACTAACCTGGAAGGAAACACGCAGCTCCCATGACCTGCAAAACCAAGCGGCAGCACCGACAGCACAGAGGTTAGTTGCACATCTCCGTAGAAAGAGCAGAATCCAACAATAAAGAACAGAActaagttttttaaaaaaaaaaaaaaagaatcaaatcCGAGCTTGCTGCGTCGGCGAGATTCCGGGTGTTTACTGGGGTTCAGCGCGgtgagcgcggcggcgccggagaagtcgcaggcggcggggctggcagcgccgccggcgcggaggaAGTAGTCGTTGAAGGCGTAGGAAGCGTGGCGCTGGAGGTCGGGCGGGTCGTAGCAGGCGCCACCCTGCTGGATGGCGGTGCAGtcggcgcggccgccgtcggcgcTGCACGCCCAGTCGATGGCGCTCTGCAGCGCGCCGTCCTCAGCGTTGTTCTTGGCAACGCACCAGAGCTGGCCCCCGCCGCTCACCCCgacccccgcggcggcgccggcggatgcGCGCGGGGCGAGCAGGAGGATGGGagcgaggagcaggaggaggggaggggagggcgcCGGCATTGGGTGCGCCAGGCGGCGGCGATTCGGGGGGATCGGTGGAGGATTTCAAATGCTACCCTTGCTGGAGGGGGAGTGGGGGACAGAGACAGACAGCCCAGGTCGGGAGGTGAGGTGGTGTGCTCAGTGTGGAGTGTGGACTGATGTCGTAGCGGAATGTGCAGCAGCGCGTTTTGATGCAGCTCCTTCGCTTCCGTCTCCGGCTTTCCAGTGGGCAGTGGGCACCGCCGCATCGGAACCGGGAATGCGCTGTGATCTTTCTTTAAAACTTGTTTTTCTACGTGCTTTTTCCTCTTTCGAGGGATACCAATAACATGAATACGCTATTTTTCCTTTGTAATGCTTCCACTCGAGTGTCCGGACCAACGTCTCGCTTCGGACGGAGACGTGGCATAATATCGACAATCCAGGTACACGAGCAATGTATAAAGATCAAGTGATCCTTATACGGGGTCATGTGTTATTAGTCTTTTAGGTCTATTTTCATCCCATAATGTTAAACCACATCTGGGCTTTAAGGGTGGAGCCCATTAGCACATAAAGCAGATCCTTTCTCTCCATGCTCGCTCTCTTCTCCCTGTTCTTAGCATGGAGGGTGCCGCCAGCATTGAGCTCAGCAGCAAGGGGAAGGGCGGAGAGGAGTGGAAGGGCGGCGTCGGTGGCttggctgcagcctgcaggccttCCTGAGGCATGTGGTTGAGATAGTGAGGAGAAGGTGAGAGAAAATATTTCTTTATTGCTTATGGTTGGGTTTTAGCGTTATGGGTAACTGCAAGGATGAAGTGCTATAAAAACTACCTGCACAATGGTGAGGCAGGCCTTATAGAACTATAAGAACCACTTGTCCTCTCCATTGTGGCGTCCTAATCGCTGTCATTTCATTAATATAATCCCCCACTGCCTCTTGCTTGATCAACTTTATCGATTCCTCGTCTTTCCATCTCCAGACCATTTACCCCTATCCAATCCTCGGCTTCTCGCAATCGCAGCTGCCACCGCTCGCAAAATGGTGGATATTGCCATCCTGCCAAGCTCGTTTCCCTCGTCCGCCTCTGAGGTCGTGCTGCGGCCGTCGCCTTCGTAGTGCTGAAGAACCACTGCTGCATCACCTGCTCATAGCTCTCCTGTTTGCCTTCTATTTTTGCTCCGCTACCGAGCTCTCGATGCCAACAGGCTGCTGCTCTAGTGATTTATTTCATGGACGTCAGTGCTGATTGGAAGTAGGGATGCGAGGATGATCGACCATCTAGGCCTTCCCAAGCAGCAAGGATAGCGGTGGTCCAGACCCTAGAGCtaaagaggaggaaggagacaaGGGATGCTAGGCTCAAGGTGCTTTCGGAGCTCATTGTCCATGGAGCAGCTTCAGCAATGTCTCACTAAGTTTTATGTGATGTTTGCATAAGCTATATGATTTGAtgcaaatattttttatatgttGTAGCGTCTCTCACTGCTTGTTTCAGAATAAGTTGATTTTTTTCTGATGTTGcggttgcttttttttttttgcacattACGGTGGCCTTTCTAGATGTTGCGATTCTATTTCCTTGAATGTTTGCAATAATGAATTTCAGATGTTGCACTCTTGAGTTTCAGATATTTCATCCGTTGAATTTTTATGTTACTCTACTTGCTAAAGATGCTCAGGGTACTATTGATGTTGCACAAGGTCAATTGAGATGTTTAAATAGTAAAACTAAGATGTTGCTTTTGATGATGTTTTGATGTCGCCATGTTTGATATGAAATGCTTCATCTCCTTATTTTTCTATGTTTCGGTAGTTGACTGTTGATGTTGCACTTGTTGATTCAATTTGTTGCATAAGATCTCCATCATTTTTAGTTTGATTTTTTCTCGTTGGAGAGGTTTTTCCTTCAGCATTAACTAGCGTAGCTTCTTCGAGGGGCGCAGCTGGCCGATGATGATATCTCCCTATGAGTACACTGCACGCAGAGGCTGATCCGGGTGTGAAAGGTAGATTTGTGGTTGCGGCAAGTGAAAAGTAATGAGAGGTTTGCATGCACGATATTTTAAAGGGATGGTAGTTGATGCGTACAATGGTAGCCCCGAACGGATATCCGAGCGCTAGCAAGTCCATTTTTTTCCTAGGATAGATCGCAACAGGAGAATTTGTGAAAGGTCGCAAGATCATATATATTAGCATAAATTAATTTAACTAAAATAAATTAAGCTTTTCTAGTTTCCTTTGTATTGTATGACTTGTCCATTCATGTTAACAGCCTCGTGGTGCTCATTATGGCTCATTATGTTAGAAACTTTCTTCCCtatcttctttgtttcttgttcTCTTGATGATAAAAAGAACTAGGGTACTCTCATTATTTTACTAACTTGACCTTATGTTTTACTATAGGAATTATTTTCATCAATTATATGAGACACTTTTTCAGCAAAATGATTTAATATTATCCAACTCAACGCATGAGATGGAAGTATGCTTTTAGTTTCACacttttttctcaaaattttcaAGTTGAATTTAAATTGAAATTAGATGACATAATCACGGCGGTCACAAAACCAATGACATGATTCCTTCTTAGTATTGCAAATCGATCTAATCCAAATAAACTTCATATGAAATAGTGTCATGACACCACAATTGTGTCTATAACATCTTTTTTGGATGACTTGCAAAATATACTTTTATTGAATTAATAACATTACAAGAAACATATGCTAAAAAGGATTTCGCCCATGATGCCGTCCATTTTACATGGCAGATGAATGTATTAAGTGGCAGTCCATTTGTAAGTGGATCTACAGTCATTAAATCTATACCAATATTCTTGATTCACACCTCCTTATTTTGCTCTTCTTCTTTAACTAGCCAGCATTCTAATTTAAATCTATATGTCTGGCTCACTTTGAGTATCTATCTGAGTATTTCCAATAATTTAAAGACCACACACAAAATTCCATGGACGCTACCAATTCAACCTTCATAGTGGAAGTAGCATTACCGATTATTTTTCACTCTTTCATGAAATTACTCCAGCAAACAATATACGCGGCATGGATTTTCTTGAGTTTAGGCATCTAACATCACCTCTAGATGCCTTTACTTAGTACTAGTAGAAATATCcgtacgttgctacgggtctTTACTTGCTCTCAAGTTATTATTCGCTTGTTTggcttcgcttcacaatatgttggtaTGTTATCCCTagtagtcctctctttgcaagtatagtagtagaagacatttgtgggtggtttgatACCATCTATTTATCACATGGGACCCAcatatggaaataaaaaaaaatttaccgcttaacctccgctctatccattcattcgatttcccCCGTACTCATCGTCATTCAGCCAGTCGCTGCCTCTTCTTCCATCGGCACCACCTGCATTTtgccccatcctcgccgtcgcccaggcgCCGCGCATCTTGCTGTCCTCGCTGTCACCCAGGCAAGCTCGTCCTCCTCATACCTAGCCTCATTACTGCTTCGAGCGCTAGGCCACAGCGCCTCTAACCGCTATGAGCAGGAGtgcgtcctcctcctcttctcattttccacccacctcccttctataatccactccaaattgttccaatcaagtgcaaaatcgagCTCCCAATTGCTAGATGTGGAGGCCTTAGTTCCGGATCTGAAGGGGATGGACGTCATTGAGAGGGGGGTGTGAGGTCCCAACCTTCGCCCCTGTTTTGCGTTGCTTGTCGACTGCCGTtgcgcccctcccctccatgGCGCCATACCCTCGCTGGCACATGGCTCTACTTGGTTGACTGCAAGGAGTCATTCTGCTCCTTGtttcctttccccttcctcctctctccgtCACCCCTTAGGTCCAGTTGGTGGGTAGGGCGTGTAGCCCGAGGGAGCAGCTGCTCGCCAGGGCGAGCAGCAGCAGTGCGTGGTGAGCGCGGGGAGGGTTGGCCACGCGAGCGATGACGCGCCACCGGCAAGTGCGCTGTATGGGCGGGACAAAAGAACATGAGCAAAGGCTTGACCCGAAATTGATATTCACTGCAATTTTGAGTCCATCTCTACCTTATCCACCCACTCGGCTCTCTCCTCGACCCCTCCAACCTTATCCacctacccgccggccccttcTTCTCCCCTCTCTCACATCCACCCGTTGGCTCCTTCTTCCCTCTCTCCACTTTCTTCTCCACCCGCCAACCCTtttcctccccctctctccacTTTCTGTTGCGTCGGCCCTTCTTCTCCGGGGCGTGAGGGTGTGACGGCGGGAGCTTCAGGGGGCGCGATGGCCGAAGCTTCAGGGGTGCGGCGGTCGATTATTCGCCCACCCGGCTTTCTCCTCGGCCCCTCCAACCTTACCCACCCACCCGCcatccccttctcctcccctctctcccaTCCACCCGCTggcccctcctcccctctctccacTTTCTCCTCCACCAGGCGGTGGGAGATTCGtgccgcggcggccgcagctTCGGGGGTGCGACAGCGGGAGCTGGGGGGTTCTGAGCATGAACATTGCCATTTTATTATAAGTTTAAAAGTATTTACTTTTCTACTAACTTCAAAACTTTTTCTTTCGACACATGGTCAAATTCTGAATACAAGATCTAATCCCTTCGATCCTAAGGCTAATCCTAGTGGGAGTtttatagaggtttcatgcacattaaatacggtgacacatcagtatatgtgatgacatagcatggtagttatgaagtgagagaggaaaggagtttcatcaggatgaaactgtgtatacactgtttccaagactatgaaacctattgaaacttgcattgggggctataaaGTTATTTCAtttaaccatatccaatcacatgcctcacaattaaatgtcatgagcatcctatgaaatcatgaaatgaaactgtgcactgagacttCTTGTTTCATTCAtaagaatacacctcatgggatgatgtggcatccttggaaacagtgcaaatcttgcactgggactagcctaagCCCGTAGACGTACCCGCACTCCCGCAGGTGGTTTGCTGCCTGGCCGCAGGGTATTTTGGGCTGTTTGCCGCGTTAGACGTACCAGCAAGAATTTTGTCGAGGCCCATAAGGGCCATCGGTCCATTCCCATATGAGACTGTTTAAAGAAAGCCCACCCAACATTACCTGGGCTCTAGGGCAGCTGAGAAAGTAGCACGCCGGAAGCACGTGAACGTCGAACCCTCTCGAgaggcggcgaggcgagggTTTCACTTGAACCCACCAAAACTGAAACAAACCCTCGAAAGCTAGGAAGATCCCGCGGCGCAgcaccctcctctcctctccactccccctcccgtcgccgcctcccccgtcgccgccgtcgcgagaCCGCCATGGCGCTGCACGCCCCCGTCCTCGTGCTGAGTAAGCGCTTCCGTCCCGTCCGATCCCTCCTACTACGTCGTGCGCGCCGCCATTTTTGTGCCCGGGTGGGCTGATGTTTCCTTGCTCCTAGGTTTTAGTTTAGGCTCTTTTCGAGGTTGTTTGTGTCGAAACCCGCTTGATCTTGCTGTTGGAATCCGCGATTCAGTTTGTTGGTTCGGGCGTTAGGGTTCTGTTTAAGCTGATCTGATCTATCCCGTTTGGGTTTTGGTGAAATTTGTCTGATCTCTTTTATGGTTTGATTTGAGCAGAGGACTCGCTGAAGCGAGAGTCGGGAGCGAAGGTGCACCAGGCGAACATCCAGGCTGCCAAGGTGAGGGCTTCTACGCCGCACTAGTTTGATTAGTCCAGTGCAAGCAGTTCATTCTATTGTTGATTTCCTATTACCGTAGCGCTGCCCATGTTATTGGGGAAAAAACTTTCTTAGAGGACGTCCCCTCATGTTGTACTAATTGATTTCCTATTCAGTATAGTTACATGTTAGTATTTGATTTGCAGGCTGTGGCAGACATCATTCGCACTACACTGGGTCCCAGATCTATGTTGAAGATGCTTCTTGATGCCGGTGGAGGTGTGCCAAGAACTCAAATCTAGTCTATGCGTTGCATTGTTTATcattgaaattttgatttgatcACAAATTTCATGTAAACTGTTTTATATTAAAGAGGTTTTTGGGCACTGGGTAATACGGCAATAAATTTTGTACTGGATTGTGCTTGCTCCGAACCAATTATGTGGTGTGCAATATACTAGGTGTGCTAGTCCTTTTCCTGAACCCCTTGGTGGTTGAGCTCAGATTCTATGAATTTTACGGAATCACTGCTATACCACATAGAGTTGAACCTTTACACATATAATA
It includes:
- the LOC101772829 gene encoding RING-H2 finger protein ATL39, translated to MQLAVSPDSLLLFCSVTASAAAAFALISLYRHLARRRAGPSADGGLALAASSAAAAGGGEGDESEELLPLSAAAASLPAFMYSRLVRHSGKGAAGWTECAVCLGAIQVGAMVKLLPACGHVYHRDCIDLWLSSRSTCPLCRCRVGGDAAAPGQEPSRQLAQPSSA
- the LOC101772144 gene encoding PLASMODESMATA CALLOSE-BINDING PROTEIN 5 isoform X1 gives rise to the protein MPAPSPPLLLLLAPILLLAPRASAGAAAGVGVSGGGQLWCVAKNNAEDGALQSAIDWACSADGGRADCTAIQQGGACYDPPDLQRHASYAFNDYFLRAGGAASPAACDFSGAAALTALNPSHGSCVFPSSTSPKNGSFTGTTTYGASGTDLSYNSSWKPNSWSWLLHISLFVMLSFVTHL
- the LOC101772144 gene encoding PLASMODESMATA CALLOSE-BINDING PROTEIN 5 isoform X2, which translates into the protein MPAPSPPLLLLLAPILLLAPRASAGAAAGVGVSGGGQLWCVAKNNAEDGALQSAIDWACSADGGRADCTAIQQGGACYDPPDLQRHASYAFNDYFLRAGGAASPAACDFSGAAALTALNPSHGSCVFPSRHGLAR